Proteins from a single region of Equus asinus isolate D_3611 breed Donkey chromosome 17, EquAss-T2T_v2, whole genome shotgun sequence:
- the SAC3D1 gene encoding SAC3 domain-containing protein 1, whose protein sequence is MHLGRPARGLVGGDMTRPPMPGCELPVGTCPDMCPAAERAQREKERRLHRFEVAPGCLGDRPRADPQRAVKEYSRPAAGKARPPPNQLRPPPVLLATVRYLAGEVAERADASPAEVASFVADRLRAVRLDLALQGAGDAEAAVVLEAALAVLLAVVARLGPDAARGAADPGLLQAQVQEGFGSLRRCYARGAGPHPRQAAFQGLFLLYNLGSVEALHEVLQLPAALRFCPALRTALAVDSAFREGNAARLFRLLRTLPYLQSCAVQCHVGRARRGALARLARALSTPKGQTLPLGFMIHLLALDGPEEARELCQAHGLPLDGQERVVFLRGRYTEEGLPPAGTCKVLVGSKLGGRTLEEVVMAEEEDEGVDRPTSPA, encoded by the exons ATGCATCTCGGGAGGCCTGCTCGAGGATTAGTGGGAGGTGACATGACGCG CCCACCCATGCCCGGCTGCGAGCTGCCCGTGGGTACGTGCCCGGACATGTGCCCGGCCGCCGAGCGCGCCCAGCGCGAAAAGGAGCGCCGCCTGCACCGCTTCGAGGTGGCGCCCGGGTGCCTCGGGGACCGGCCCCGCGCCGACCCGCAGCGCGCGGTGAAGGAGTACAGCCGGCCGGCCGCCGGCAAGGCCCGGCCCCCGCCGAACCAGCTGCGGCCGCCGCCCGTGCTGCTGGCCACCGTGCGCTACCTGGCCGGCGAGGTGGCCGAGCGCGCCGACGCGTCCCCCGCTGAGGTGGCCAGCTTCGTGGCGGACCGGCTGCGCGCCGTGCGGCTGGACCTGGCCCTGCAGGGCGCAGGCGACGCCGAGGCGGCGGTGGTGCTGGAGGCGGCGCTGGCCGTGCTGCTGGCCGTGGTGGCGCGGCTCGGACCGGACGCCGCGCGCGGGGCTGCGGACCCGGGGCTGCTGCAGGCCCAGGTGCAGGAGGGCTTCGGGTCGCTGCGGCGCTGCTACGCGCGGGGCGCCGGGCCGCACCCCCGCCAGGCCGCCTTCCAGGGCCTCTTTCTGCTTTATAACCTGG GCTCGGTGGAGGCCCTTCATGAGGTTCTGCAGCTGCCCGCTGCCCTGCGTTTCTGCCCGGCCCTGCGCACGGCCCTGGCAGTCGACTCAGCCTTCCGGGAAGGCAACGCCGCCCGCCTGTTCCGCCTGCTCCGGACCCTGCCCTACCTGCAGAGCTGCGCCGTGCAGTGCCACGTGGGCCGTGCCCGCCGCGGAGCCCTGGCCCGCCTCGCTCGTGCCCTGAGCACCCCCAAGGGCCAGACCCTGCCCCTGGGCTTCATGATCCACCTCCTGGCCCTGGACGGGCCCGAGGAGGCACGGGAGCTGTGCCAGGCCCACGGGCTGCCCTTGGATGGACAGGAGAGAGTTGTGTTCCTGAGGGGTCGCTACACGGAGGAGGGGCTGCCGCCTGCCGGGACCTGCAAAGTGTTGGTGGGGAGCAAACTCGGAGGGCGCACCCTGGAGGAGGTGGTCAtggcagaggaggaagatgagggtGTGGACAGACCCACGTCCCCAGCATGA
- the NAALADL1 gene encoding aminopeptidase NAALADL1, with product MQGVKVLAGVVGAAALLGLGIILGHFAIPKGADSPAPSISASQDLDLGILETIMEQLDASRIRENLRELSREPHLSSTPRDEELVQLLLQRWRDAESGLDSAETFEYEVLLSLPSQEQPNSVTVVDPTGNILFSCRRSEENVTGEQEGPDVVPPYAAYAPPGTPQGLLVYANQGSEEDFEELQNRGIGLEGTIALTRYGGVGRGAKAVNAAKHGVAGVLVYTDPSDINDGQSSPSQTFPYSWGLPPSGVERGSYLEYFGDPLTPYLPANPSSFRLDPDNASGFPPIPAQPIGFEDAKVLLCNLQGASAPETWQGALGCEYRLGPGFRSDGNFSADSQVNVSVHNRLELRNSSNVLGIIRGAVEPDRYVLYGNHRDSWVHGAVDPSSGTAVLLEVTRALGTLLKKGTWRPRRSVIFGSWGAEEFGLIGSTEFTEEFFSKLQERTVAYINVDISVFANVSLRAQGTPPIQSVVFTAAKQIPAPGRSSLSIYDNWIQYSNRSSPVYGLVPSLGTLGAGSDYAPFIHFLGISSMDLAYTYDRSKTSARIYPTYHTAFDTFGYVDNFVDPGFSSHQAVSRVVGNVLLRLSDSLFLPLNVSDYSETLRSFLQAAQQDLGALLEQHSISLGPLVAAVDKFEGAAAALDERISELQKGTPDPLQVRMLNDQLMLLERSFLNSRAFPEERYYSHVLWAPRTGSVATFPGLANACSAAMNTAPGSAAWAEVQRQLSIVVAAVEAAAATLRPVADL from the exons ATGCAGGGGGTGAAGGTGCTTGCGGGGGTGGTGGGGGCTGCTGCCCTTTTGGGGTTGGGGATCATCCTGGGCCACTTTGCCATCCCCAAAGGGGCCGACTCACCAGCCCCCAGCATCTCAGCCTCCCAGGACCTGGACCTGGGGATCCTTGAGACCATCATGGAACAGCTGGATGCCAGCAGGATCCGGGAGAATCTTCG AGAACTCTCCAGGGAGCCGCACCTGTCCTCCACCCCCCGCGATGAGGAGCTGGTGCAGCTGTTGCTGCAGCGCTGGCGGGACGCAGAGTCAGGCCTGGACTCGGCCGAGACCTTCGAGTATGAAGTGCTGCTGTCCCTCCCCAGCCAGGAGCAGCCCAATAGCGTGACCGTCG TGGATCCCACTGGGAACATCCTCTTCTCCTGCCGCCGGAGCGAGGAGAACGTGACTGGGGAGCAGGAGGGTCCCGATGTGGTGCCACCTTATGCTGCCTACGCTCCCCCCGGAACCCCACAG GGCCTCCTTGTCTATGCCAACCAGGGCTCGGAAGAAGACTTTGAGGAGCTACAGAATCGGGGCATCGGACTCGAAGGCACCATTGCCCTGACCCGCTACGGGGGTGTAGGGCGTGGGGCCAAG gCTGTGAATGCCGCCAAGCACGGGGTGGCTGGGGTGCTGGTGTACACGGACCCCAGCGACATCAACGATGGGCAGAGCTCGCCCAGCCAGACCTTCCCGTACTCCTGGGGCCTGCCTCCCTCGGGGGTGGAGCGAGGCTCCTACTTGGAGTATTTTGGGGACCCCCTGACTCCCTACCTTCCAGCAAACCCCTCCTCCTTCCGCCTGGACCCTGACAATGCCTCCGGATTTCCCCCAATTCCCGCTCAGCCCATTGGCTTCGAGGATGCAAAAGTCCTTCTCTG TAACCTCCAGGGAGCCTCGGCCCCAGAGACCTGGCAGGGAGCACTGGGCTGTGAGTACAGGTTGGGGCCCGGCTTCCGGTCTGATGGCAACTTCTCAGCAGACAG CCAGGTGAACGTGAGTGTCCACAACCGCCTGGAGCTGCGGAACTCCTCCAACGTCCTGGGGATCATCCGCGGGGCTGTGGAGCCTG ACCGCTATGTGCTCTATGGAAACCACCGGGACAGCTGGGTACACGGAGCCGTGGACCCCAGCAGCGGCACTGCTGTCCTCCTGGAGGTCACCCGCGCCCTGGGGACCCTGCTGAAGAAGG GCACCTGGCGTCCCCGCAGATCAGTCATCTTCGGAAGCTGGGGGGCAGAGGAGTTTGGGCTCATCGGCTCCACAGAATTCACGGAG GAGTTCTTCAGCAAGCTGCAGGAGCGCACGGTGGCCTACATCAACGTGGACATCTCGGTGTTTG CCAATGTCTCCCTGAGGGCGCAGGGGACGCCTCCGATCCAGAGCGTCGTCTTCACTGCAGCCAAACAG ATCCCGGCACCAGGCCGCAGCAGCCTCAGCATCTACGACAACTGGATCCAGTATTCCAACCGTAGCAGCCCAGTGTACGGCCTGGTCCCCAG CCTGGGCACGCTGGGTGCTGGCAGCGACTACGCACCCTTCATTCACTTCCTGGGCATCTCCTCCATGGACCTCGCCTACACCTATGACCGG AGCAAGACTTCAGCCCGGATCTATCCCACCTACCACACAGCCTTCGACACCTTTGGCTACGTGGACAACTTTGTGGACCCTG GCTTCAGCAGCCACCAGGCCGTGTCCCGGGTGGTGGGGAATGTGCTTCTTCGGCTCAGTGAcagcctcttcctgcctctcAATGTCAGTGACTACAGCGAGACCCTCCGCAGCTTCCTGCAAGCCGCCCAGCAAGACCTCGGGGCCCTGTTGGAGCAGCACAGCATCAGCCTGG GGCCTCTGGTAGCCGCAGTGGACAAGTTCGAGGGGGCAGCCGCGGCCTTGGACGAACGGATATCAGAGCTGCAGAAGGGCACCCCCGA CCCCCTGCAGGTCCGCATGCTCAACGACCAGCTCATGCTCTTGGAACGGTCCTTCCTGAACTCGCGAGCCTTCCCAGAGGAACGCTACTACAG CCACGTGCTCTGGGCACCCCGCACGGGCTCCGTAGCCACATTCCCGGGCCTGGCCAATGCCTGCTCTGCAGCCATGAACACAGCCCCCGGATCTGCAGCCTGGGCTGAGGTGCAGAGGCAGCTCAGCATTGTGGTGGCGGCCGTGGAGGCTGCAGCAGCCACCCTGAGGCCTGTGGCTGACCTCTGA